A region of the Gaiellales bacterium genome:
CGCGCGCCGCCTCGGCGACCGCATCGATTCGACGCAGGAGCGATATCGGGTCACGGCCATCCGCCTGATCGCGGGTCGCGTGTGCGAGCTCGTGCTGGTCGACTCCCGGACAGGCGGATCGCACATGGTCGCCAACGCCGGCGACTGGGACCGGCTTCGCGCCGAGGTCTGAGCGGACCACCACCCGATATCGCGGCCATCGGCCGCCGACGCGCGCCGGCCAACGACTCGGTCTGCCGCGGCTGCCGCCGACGGGTCCACGGTGTTCGTCTGCTACCCTTGGTCCGTTAGTCGAACGCGTGACGGTTGCGGTCTCTTCGCCTCCCGACTCGTTCATGAGCATGGGGAGGAGGAAGATCAATGGCAACAGGAACCGTGAAGTGGTTCAACGACTCGAAGGGCTACGGGTTCATTGCGCCGGATGACGGCGCGAAGGATCTGTTCGTGCACCACAGCGAGATCGCCGGTGACGGCTACAAGACGCTCGCTGAGGGCAGCAAGGTGTCGTACGAGTCGCGCCAGGGCCAGAAGGGCCCCGAGGCGATCCAAGTTCAGCCAGTCTGACGGGAGGCGCCCTGAGCGCCAAGGAAGACAAGATCGAGCTCGAGGGTGAGATCACCGAGTCGCTCCGCGGCTCGATGTTCCGCATAACCCTCGAGAACGGTCACGACACCGTCGGGTATCTGT
Encoded here:
- a CDS encoding cold-shock protein; protein product: MATGTVKWFNDSKGYGFIAPDDGAKDLFVHHSEIAGDGYKTLAEGSKVSYESRQGQKGPEAIQVQPV
- the infA gene encoding translation initiation factor IF-1, with translation MSAKEDKIELEGEITESLRGSMFRITLENGHDTVGYLSGKMRRYRIRILPGDRVRVELSPYDLARGRITYRHR